The Papaver somniferum cultivar HN1 chromosome 6, ASM357369v1, whole genome shotgun sequence genome segment tttcacttaatgttacgagagattgggactcaggattccaccaataaattcattcatgcgattcatatatttattctagacaattatagctcaaataaagTATTGACTTTGTTTCCATTGCCAAGGTAGagttttgaaaagcaacgactgtaaatctaaagcatgggatatcaaaagacttaacctaagtataaaccatcaattgaaatcacaactgttcaataaaaaccataaaacaattaataatctatgcaaaaagtcatgaaagaattaaatataattaccacacgcatgaaatatggcttcctccatcatcccagtgtttgggtttagctcctcatatcaaaaacacgcacaaaataataatccatagctcagaaaggtgttttattgaagaaattgtgtaacacagagatttgcaacgctgtaagggTGTTACAGACGTCACTGTTACAAGCTTCTAAGACTGTAGAAGAACGATAGTTTTCTAGTGTAGCACAACTGCGACTGTCTCTGtaggtccaatgttcttcgttttctccttcttcagcagcagcagagaacacCTCTGCAAGTCTTCTTTCTTCGATTCTATATCTTCTGACCGGACCTCTAACTCCCAAACTCCTGACTCCTTTCCTGTGACTCGTACTAACCATTTTATACAGCACAGAGTAATTAAATCCCGAGAATCTCTATCTTTTCTTTAACCAAAAGTTACAGGAAAATATTtcctttcttttgtttcaagcgGCTTCTATTTCAACTGAAACTCTTCGTATGGGATAGAGTTGAATCTAACAGGGAATATCTTCTCTATAACCTTCCAAAATAATCAAAACAGGACCAAGATTATCTGCCTGTTGCCGTAAATAGCTTTTCTCTCCCTATTTTAGATAACTACCACATATAAGAAGATTTTGATTCCTTTTTATACTCCCCAATCACGTCACTAATCCTGTTAAATAGGTAACAAGAATATCGCAGCAAATTAACCCTTGAAACTCTCCAAAATATCAGCTTTAGAAGTACGCAGTTCTTCTTCCCTGTTTGCCGAGAATTGATTATCCAGGTCAATTTAATCCGTTAAATCCAttataccagccctgtttagtcaaGTATAATCCAATGCAAACAAGCTTCGTATTTGAATCGCTGCCTGACACATCCAAAaatcgaatccaactctgccagtaaacACGCAGGAGAAGataaaaatttcccgccaatttcaatttGAGTTGGTGAACAAAGGGTGTCCCCTTATCCAGCGCTGGACTCCATTTAGCCACTGGGTGTAAATAGCACATCTGGGGTGCAAATAATAGTGGAGTGTCCCTTAACAGttgtgtgccccttatccaaattggggTGTTTTTAGTGATTTtatcccacgagcgcaaataccacttttcgagccaatttcaccgcaaatgcttattccttcaaaaacatctacaaagacataaaaaaccataataaatacaaaattgagcattaaaaataaatagaattaagatcatatcagacacgaaaatgtgtctatcagttgaaAAACAACTAGGTTTTCCCAGCCGCAATTGAACTTACGGCTTGTTCTTCCAAGCCGTATCTAAGACTTGCGTCTAGGTTTTCCAAGCCGTAGATGGTTCTGATaatcaaaatatataaaaatcagacACATAGGTCTACAACGAGATTTTCCTAGTCGAGAGTACTTATGACTGGGTTTTCCCAGTCGTAAAGTGTCGAGTTGCGGCTGGAATGCAATGTTATCCCAGTCGTATACAATATTTTCGGCTGGAAGTTCATCATTTCCCAGCCGAATAAGTGTAGGTTGCGGCTGGGATTTGATGTTTTCCCAGCCGAAACTGCAAAAACCCAGATTTTTAATGGATGTTTTCCGATCTGAATCAACAAAATTCTCTCTATATAAGGTTATCCTGAGTAATATAAGAATATGCTTCACCATATTAGatggttgattttcaaaaaagatTACAAGAAATCTTAAGAACCCTCCTACTTaatcaaacacacaaaaaaaaaagaaaaaaaaattggtgaaaaaaagtttttgattttcataaaattagtGCAATGATTAATCCTAATTCATACACTAATCGTAATTAGTTTAGTTAATCACCCCAATTAACACTAACACAATTGAGGGTATATTAAGCATTAATTAAATAATAGGATAGGGATTACTGGATTTACTATTTCATGGCCCAATAAAGCCCCAAAAATCCAATAAGTTTGAAGCCCCAATAATAATACAAAAAGCAGTTTGTTTAAGAGCATCTTCAATGCAAAGGGCAAGGTCATCCTAGGTGGAGGTTTTGTTATCACCTTTTTTTGGTGGGTCATTTGCTAAAAGACAAAattaaataaagataaaaattttgACCTAAAGTCCATCTCTAATCTTCAAGGTCTtatctacacctttttattttaatttagagACAAAGTGATGACGTGGACCTAAGACCAAGGTCATGGAGAAAATTTTATTTAGACTTTTCTCATTTACTTCCACTTAGCCATGTCATCTTTTTGTAAAACCTTCATCCTTGCATTGGAGAAGAAACTTTGGTGGAAAAGGTcttaaatcctatgtgtcatacTAATTTAAGACTTTTACCCCttgtattggagatgctcttagggaCATATATTGCTCAGTGGATGCATGAATAGCATGTTATATAATATTCATCTATTGCTCAGTGGATGCATAAGTGGCACGTTACATACTCCccccgtttctggaaaagagatactttcactttttcattttagcctaaaaatatgccaaattgaaaaagtgaaaatatctcttttccagaaacggagggataggccaaattaaaaaaaataaaagtatctcttttccaaaaacgGAAGAACGGAGTAACATTTATCTATTTTCCGAAAACTGTGCAAAGTTTTTCAAGTGTGTGCATACACTCCATGCAGTTGATGCATAAATAGCATGCTACATAACATTTAtccattttttttgaaaactgTCCAAAGTTTTTCAAGTGTGTGCATAAACACGGTACATCGTTATTTAGAGGATAcataaaactgtataaaaaatCCTTTATTTTTTATGCATGCATTTGCCCACCGAAGTCTTTGGCAAATGAAAGAAAGCAAAAATGGTACACAGACGGTCCCAAATGAACCTGCCTAATCTGGGGCCTAAGCCAACTATTTGGGGTCTGTTATTAAAcgacaaaataaaatattttgaagtaaaatgaaacatttcttaaccaattattttttttaatgattaaTTTATTCTTGATTAATCAGTGGTAATTTAGTTTATTAATAGATGTTTAATCTTATTAATCTAGAAATCAACTAATATTGATTCATCACCAAAAcacgatttttttttctattcgAAAGCACCACCCTGTATCAGTTTACGTTCATGCacgcataaaccgattctggattggtgtTTCGCTATTCACGAAGGATATCCAGAATCGGTTAAAGAATGCATAGATAAAATCCTATTCTAACAATCTGGTTTTTCTAATCACATATAACCCGATTGTTTcatataatcggtttatgtgaacatccacataatccgattctaacaaaaaaaacacATACAGAAAACCGGGTATCTCTACCATACCATAATCTGTTTATCTGGGCATTAACTTTTACCGATTCTGACTAAATTTTCTTCGATCAGATAACACATTCAGGACAATCGGTTGACGTGTCCATGAACATCGACAGATTGTCATAGGAATCGGTAAATATGGACATGGACGTCGACTGATTATGTTAAACACAGTAACCCAAGATTGTTTATAGTTTTcaattttgaatagataaatcaatcacaagtATAATAAAGAGGTATAGGATGCAATCGACGATGTTtagtttgcttttttttttttaagaaaaaaatggaTGATGAAATTTCTTTAATCGATCAATGTTGTTAGAATCGATTTGAGTTTGAATTTAAATCGATCAATGTTGTTAGAATCTATTTGAGTTTGAATTTAAATCTGTGAGAGAATTGATTTGAATGGGTTTTAGTTCTGAAATAGTTTTAAATTTTGAAGGATAAAGATTATGATTGAATTTTAAAAATGAGGGTACTTtagtacttttacctagatttatCACGCAGTGATATTCCCCAAATAACCCCTGTATGCCCCAAACTAGCCAGGCAAATGAAGTTCAGATATGAATATGATATcaagaatgtacactgatgtggAAATTCAGTTCTCGAAGAACAATTCACTGTACCCATTTGCCTGTGAAAGTACACCCGCAAGAAAAGATGATGCTGCAAAGATAATAACATAACAAAATGATAGTAACATTTACATTAAAAATACTTAacacaaaacaattctaaaacttCTTCAGATTCCTCTGGTGTTCCTAACTAAAGTCATGAAGTTACAAGAAATAAATTACATTGCCCATCAGAACACCCACATAAAAAAGAAGATCAAGAGTTCAGCTTTTCACCAGAAAATCGAGGAAGCTGAACAAGTGAGTTAACTCGGGTTACACCTTCCAATCCTGACCAGTTTTGATCTTCACTTGTTGCATTCACTGTGTTTTGTTTTTCTTCGATCTCAATTTGTATTCTATTATTCGGATCACTGTCTTCAGCCGACCTGACAGTATAGTTCCTTCGAAGAGTTGGTTCACTGTTGTGACCTTCATCTGATTCTGTTGCAGTACAAGAACTGTAGTTAGGGTTGGTGGCTACACAGATTCCTTGGTCTTCTAGATCTGATTCGTTATCCATTTTTCCATCTAAGTACATGCAAACAACGGCACAATCATCCATTTTTGAAGTTGGGTACTTGAGTTTCCATTCACGGGCAGCTGCATCGACAAGTATACGTGCTGCTGAAGACCGAGTTGGAGCTGTCGAGACAATCTCGACCACTTCTTCGTTACTCAATACGTCCCAAACCTGCAAATGAATCATCACAATGGTTTGAGGAGCAATTAACAACACAGTGCTACACCTTAAATGATAATGTACTTCAATTTTCACTGAATCAACAGCCGAGTCCTGCGTACTAAGAATTGTCTAACTGTTTTTACTTTTATAAAATAATGACGGCAAACTGAGTTATAATTCCATTCACAGATTCTCCGGACAAAAGGGAAGTGACCTATAACTGCATACAAGCAGTGAgaaagtgatttttttttctttccatatcAACCCCATGTGGACAGTGCACTATACATCGCCATATGCACGAGGAAACTGGCATTCAGGGTAAAGTTCAACAAAATAGGGATGCACAAATATGTTCCCGACACCATCACTAAAGTAACAAAAGATAATTGGCTTCTACAAATTCATGGACAAATTTGCACCAACTCAAAGTGAACTATGATCTAAGCACAAACGTAAAAACTACTGCTTAACCTGAGGCTGGTATGTTGTCAAATCATCCTGTGAATTTAAAGCTAGTTCTAtgccataattttttttaatggatcTCCCTTCCACATGTTCTCCATCTTCACCATAAAAAACACCAAGAGCTACCTATATAGAAAGCTATATGTTTGAATTCTCTTTTAGACTGTTTTGTGATTTTGTGCATGGCATCCTTGAGTAGGGGCCATGCTGAGCTAATCTTTTTGTCCAATTTTATAGTAATCAAGTACCAAATTTGTTTCTCTATCCAAAAATCATAATTGACAACCATGACGAGTAGATAGCAAGGAACAAGTGTTAACATCTAACCATGATGCCTCACAGTTCATATAGGCAAAGGTGCTCATATGGTTCCTGTTCAGGGGTTTTGCTTATGCAGTTAGTAGAATATAGCATGAATTAAGCTGGTATTCTCATATCGGTGTTTGGGTATACATCAGGTTGATTAATGACAGATAGATGAAGACTCCAACTACAGATACATCCTTACCCCATCTGATGCAAGAACAACGAACTGATCCATCTCTGTGAGTACCCTGTGAGAGAATTCTGGTATAGATATCACTCCATAATCTTTCAAACAGAAATCCCCAAATGCTCTCGCCATTGCTAATCCCGGGGCATCATCAAATGGCAGCCAAACTCTGCATACTTCGGGTTCGTCTTGCAGAGCAAAGACCCGACCTCTACAACGTTTAATCCTTTCAGCTTCCTCTATGATAAAACAACAGGAAAATGTGTTAGATCAAATACATTTGGTACCACTGGATTGTTAAAAACTGACTTCAACCATAACATACTTGGCAAGTCGGGCTTTAAATCCACTGTCAATTGTACTGCAACCATGGTATTGTTGTTGTCTCTGGATCCCAAAATTGCCCTAGAATCTCCAATGCTTCCCATGAAAAGATTCAACCCCTTGCAAtaacaattaaagaaaaataagCATGGTAAGTAGAGGTAAACCAAGAGAAAAACATGTGAATGATGGTTATGTGGCACACCTGTTTCACTATAGTAACAGCAGTGCTGCCACTGCAGAAGCAGTCCAGGGAAGGATGGGATCTCAGCTCCTTATCCATGGATTTGTATGATTTAAGAAAGGCTTCTTTCCACTTAGAGCTCAATTGATCCTCAGTAGAGATACCCCCCTCGGAATTTCCTTGGTCTAATTTGCTTTTCCTattaaaacaattaatacttGATCGATTTCCCTTCGACTCCTGAGAATGAAGAAATGAGAGTAACTTCGACGGCAACGTATCCCTCACTTTCCGAGAGACAAGATGACCATGTGGACCATGCCCATCAAAGATACCACAGAAAATTGCATCTTCTGAGTCAAAATCCTGTACACAGACAGAGC includes the following:
- the LOC113287646 gene encoding probable protein phosphatase 2C 1; amino-acid sequence: MGGCVSVSSGSNNGDRVSSSCLNSRSNARRRKKRSLSGRITTLQHLSHIPNRIFANGKSKTSCIFTQQGRKGVNQDAMLVWEDFDSEDAIFCGIFDGHGPHGHLVSRKVRDTLPSKLLSFLHSQESKGNRSSINCFNRKSKLDQGNSEGGISTEDQLSSKWKEAFLKSYKSMDKELRSHPSLDCFCSGSTAVTIVKQGLNLFMGSIGDSRAILGSRDNNNTMVAVQLTVDLKPDLPKEAERIKRCRGRVFALQDEPEVCRVWLPFDDAPGLAMARAFGDFCLKDYGVISIPEFSHRVLTEMDQFVVLASDGVWDVLSNEEVVEIVSTAPTRSSAARILVDAAAREWKLKYPTSKMDDCAVVCMYLDGKMDNESDLEDQGICVATNPNYSSCTATESDEGHNSEPTLRRNYTVRSAEDSDPNNRIQIEIEEKQNTVNATSEDQNWSGLEGVTRVNSLVQLPRFSGEKLNS